One Falsiruegeria litorea R37 DNA segment encodes these proteins:
- a CDS encoding NADH:ubiquinone reductase (Na(+)-transporting) subunit B produces MGLRSFFDRIEPHFVKGGKYEKYFPIYEMVESFIYTPKTVTTAAPHARSYVDMKRIMTYVVIATIPCILMALYNTGYQTNLAIAEFGASGWRVWIIETLGIGFNPANPFANMMHGLLYFLPIYIVTLVAGGIFEVVFATVRGHEVNEGFLVSSMLYALIVPATTPLWQVALGIIFGVVIGKEVFGGTGKNFLNPALTGRAFLYFAYPAQLSGDSVWVPVDGFTGATALAVSASDGFQELAARGMSWWDSFYGFIPGSMGETSTLACLIGLAFLLFTKIANYRMVVGCMAGMIGFSLLLNWIGSDTNPMFAMPWYWHLVLGGYAFGLVFMVTEPVSGAHTNMGRYIYGALIGFMVVMIRVINPAFPEGMMLAILFGNVFAPLIDHFVVQANIKRRAKRNA; encoded by the coding sequence GTGGGCTTGCGTAGCTTTTTCGATCGGATTGAGCCGCACTTTGTAAAGGGCGGCAAGTATGAGAAGTATTTCCCCATCTACGAGATGGTGGAGAGTTTCATCTACACTCCGAAAACCGTAACGACCGCAGCGCCTCATGCGAGGTCTTATGTGGATATGAAGCGGATCATGACCTATGTCGTGATCGCGACCATCCCTTGTATCCTGATGGCGCTCTACAACACTGGCTATCAGACCAACCTGGCAATTGCCGAGTTTGGCGCATCGGGCTGGCGGGTTTGGATCATCGAGACACTGGGCATCGGGTTCAACCCGGCAAACCCCTTTGCCAACATGATGCACGGGCTGCTCTATTTCCTGCCGATCTATATCGTGACGCTGGTTGCGGGTGGTATCTTTGAAGTGGTCTTTGCCACTGTGCGCGGGCACGAAGTGAACGAGGGCTTTCTGGTCTCGTCCATGCTTTATGCCCTGATCGTTCCGGCAACCACGCCGCTTTGGCAGGTGGCCCTGGGTATCATCTTTGGTGTGGTGATCGGGAAGGAAGTCTTTGGCGGCACCGGCAAGAACTTCCTCAACCCGGCCCTCACCGGACGCGCGTTCCTGTACTTTGCCTATCCCGCGCAGCTGTCAGGTGACAGTGTTTGGGTGCCGGTTGACGGCTTCACCGGCGCGACCGCGCTGGCCGTATCGGCTTCGGACGGGTTCCAGGAACTGGCCGCACGCGGCATGAGCTGGTGGGACAGCTTCTATGGCTTCATTCCGGGTTCGATGGGGGAAACCTCGACACTGGCGTGTTTGATTGGCCTTGCCTTCTTGTTGTTTACCAAGATCGCGAACTACCGAATGGTGGTGGGCTGTATGGCCGGAATGATCGGCTTCTCGCTGCTGCTGAACTGGATCGGTTCCGACACCAACCCGATGTTTGCGATGCCTTGGTACTGGCACCTGGTGCTGGGTGGCTACGCCTTTGGTCTGGTCTTCATGGTGACCGAGCCCGTATCGGGCGCACACACCAACATGGGCCGCTACATCTATGGCGCGCTGATCGGTTTCATGGTTGTGATGATCCGTGTGATCAATCCGGCCTTCCCCGAGGGCATGATGCTTGCCATCCTGTTCGGAAATGTTTTTGCACCGCTGATCGACCACTTTGTCGTGCAGGCCAACATCAAACGTAGGGCAAAGCGAAATGCCTGA
- a CDS encoding alpha/beta fold hydrolase, which translates to MPTINFHGEDIEYQDHGQGPVFVLIPGLGGRLAFWQGVVPALSQSFRVIALDHPMTVIGPDAIQDMADLVLVLLDHLGIAQCSVVGQSMGGPVAQRIALGHPHRVKRIVFSSTWAGPDDYFRRSFGLRAEILENQGVEGYAKAQILSTFSPEDIANNPERAATWEKRTIETSDPTVLAHRMRAILAHDATDRIQEITHPCLVIAVNGDQVVPPHMSRNLARNLPNAQLKELTGGGHFKAMLDPDGYVAALKPFLNI; encoded by the coding sequence ATGCCCACAATCAATTTCCACGGCGAGGACATCGAATATCAGGACCATGGGCAAGGCCCTGTTTTCGTCCTGATCCCCGGACTTGGGGGGCGACTGGCATTTTGGCAAGGTGTTGTGCCCGCGCTGTCGCAAAGTTTCCGCGTCATAGCCTTGGACCATCCAATGACCGTGATCGGCCCGGACGCAATCCAGGATATGGCTGATCTGGTTCTGGTCCTGCTTGATCATCTGGGCATCGCACAATGCAGCGTTGTCGGTCAATCTATGGGGGGCCCGGTCGCGCAACGGATCGCACTTGGCCATCCCCACCGAGTCAAGCGGATTGTGTTCAGCTCAACCTGGGCCGGACCGGACGACTATTTCCGCCGATCCTTTGGCCTGCGCGCGGAAATCTTGGAGAACCAGGGGGTTGAGGGCTATGCCAAGGCGCAGATTCTGTCGACATTTTCACCGGAAGACATCGCCAACAACCCCGAGCGGGCGGCCACATGGGAAAAACGGACGATAGAAACTTCTGATCCGACGGTTCTGGCCCACAGGATGCGGGCCATTCTGGCGCATGACGCAACCGACCGCATCCAAGAGATCACTCATCCCTGCCTTGTAATCGCCGTCAATGGCGATCAGGTCGTTCCCCCACATATGTCCCGCAATCTCGCCCGAAACCTGCCGAATGCCCAGTTGAAAGAGCTAACCGGCGGCGGCCACTTCAAGGCGATGCTCGACCCAGATGGGTACGTCGCTGCCCTGAAACCTTTTCTGAACATTTGA
- a CDS encoding FAD:protein FMN transferase, producing the protein MPDLTKFSRRTFILSSLALAAACKPGTAALEITGKTMGTTYNVVALDASGQVKDADLRAAIDGALAEVNQQMSNWDPRSEISRFNAQTGTDTVAVSDNLANVMQAAEAVNIASEGRFDTTMGPLIELWGFGANGSAPVPGDADIRAAQARSGHGNTLKVGGSTLQKTQGDAQVYLAAIGKGYGADHVGRAIEALGIKDYMVEIGGDLYASGKNASGLPWQIGIEKPAALSGGVMEVVGISGLGMASSGDYRNYFEKDGQRYSHIIDPATGRPITHKTASATVLADNSMLADAWATAMLILGRERGLEIAEAQNLAVLFIERDADASELRFNTKASSRFQALTA; encoded by the coding sequence GTGCCCGATTTGACCAAGTTTTCGCGCCGTACGTTCATTCTGTCATCGCTGGCCCTGGCTGCCGCATGCAAGCCTGGCACTGCCGCGCTGGAAATCACCGGCAAGACAATGGGCACCACCTATAATGTCGTCGCTCTGGACGCCTCTGGTCAGGTCAAAGACGCCGACCTGCGCGCAGCCATCGACGGTGCGCTGGCCGAAGTGAACCAGCAGATGTCTAACTGGGACCCGCGCTCGGAAATCTCGCGTTTCAACGCGCAAACCGGCACCGACACAGTCGCCGTGTCCGACAATCTCGCAAACGTGATGCAGGCCGCCGAGGCCGTGAACATCGCCAGCGAAGGCCGTTTCGACACCACCATGGGCCCGCTGATCGAGCTTTGGGGCTTTGGCGCCAACGGGTCCGCACCGGTTCCGGGCGACGCAGACATTCGCGCCGCGCAGGCACGTTCGGGTCACGGCAACACGCTGAAAGTTGGCGGTTCGACCCTGCAGAAAACCCAAGGCGACGCACAGGTTTACCTGGCCGCGATCGGCAAAGGTTATGGCGCTGACCACGTGGGTCGTGCCATCGAAGCCCTTGGTATCAAAGACTATATGGTCGAAATCGGCGGCGACCTCTATGCCTCGGGCAAGAACGCAAGCGGCCTGCCCTGGCAGATCGGCATCGAAAAGCCTGCGGCCCTGTCGGGCGGCGTGATGGAGGTTGTTGGCATCTCGGGTCTGGGCATGGCCTCTTCGGGTGACTACCGCAACTATTTCGAGAAAGACGGTCAGCGTTATTCGCACATCATCGACCCCGCAACGGGTCGCCCGATCACGCACAAGACCGCCTCGGCGACCGTGCTGGCCGACAACTCGATGCTTGCGGACGCATGGGCCACAGCTATGTTGATCCTGGGTCGTGAACGCGGCCTGGAAATTGCCGAAGCTCAGAACCTGGCCGTCCTGTTCATCGAACGCGACGCCGATGCGTCCGAGCTGCGGTTCAACACCAAGGCAAGCTCGCGGTTCCAGGCACTGACTGCGTAA
- the nqrM gene encoding (Na+)-NQR maturation NqrM — translation MATFALTFGILMVIMLGMALGVILMGRSIKGSCGGLNAIGDSDQCLVCSKEIDPNSPLRERLECPRAKKMLERAQMDSKAV, via the coding sequence ATGGCCACGTTTGCCCTGACCTTTGGTATTTTGATGGTGATCATGCTGGGGATGGCCCTTGGCGTGATCCTGATGGGGCGGTCGATCAAAGGCAGTTGCGGTGGGTTGAATGCCATTGGCGATTCCGACCAGTGCCTTGTCTGTTCGAAAGAAATCGACCCCAACAGCCCGCTGCGTGAACGTCTGGAGTGCCCACGCGCAAAAAAGATGCTGGAGCGCGCGCAGATGGACAGCAAAGCGGTTTAA
- a CDS encoding metallopeptidase family protein produces the protein MIHKPPDLAHFERVAMETVVGFPPAFRAGARDVALRVAEWPTAQMVKEMDLLYPVELTGLYEGIPMTQKSVFDMAPQPDVVWLFREPILEEWRIRDDVELDDLIAHVVVHEFAHHFGWSDEDIATIDQWWL, from the coding sequence ATGATCCACAAGCCCCCGGACTTGGCACATTTTGAGCGCGTTGCGATGGAAACAGTCGTCGGCTTTCCGCCCGCATTTCGTGCCGGTGCTAGGGATGTCGCCTTGCGTGTTGCCGAGTGGCCAACCGCGCAAATGGTCAAAGAGATGGATCTGCTCTATCCGGTTGAACTCACCGGGCTGTACGAGGGTATTCCCATGACCCAGAAGTCAGTCTTTGACATGGCCCCACAGCCGGATGTCGTTTGGCTGTTTCGCGAACCGATTCTAGAGGAGTGGCGCATACGGGACGATGTCGAGTTGGACGACTTGATCGCGCATGTTGTGGTTCACGAGTTCGCCCACCACTTTGGGTGGAGCGATGAAGATATAGCCACCATAGATCAATGGTGGCTATAG
- a CDS encoding Na(+)-translocating NADH-quinone reductase subunit C, whose translation MPEENQNQTPAKGPIGRFLALPPDSVPKTVFVAVTLCLVASMIVSAAAVALRPLQEVNALKDKQINILQVAGIYDPSENVVEAFAAFEPQVLDLATGTFSDEFDAATFDDRAAASDPELSVALTEDPAGIARQGKYATVYLLRDDAGDIDKVILPIHGYGLWSTLYGFIALEENGNDIFGLQFYEHGETPGLGAEVDNPRWKALWNGKKLADDNGDLQISVTKAAPAAGAEYHIDALSGATLTTVGVHNLVNFWMGETGYKPFLDNLKAGNL comes from the coding sequence ATGCCTGAGGAAAACCAGAACCAAACCCCCGCTAAGGGACCCATTGGCCGCTTTCTGGCTCTGCCGCCGGATTCCGTACCAAAGACGGTCTTTGTTGCCGTAACGCTTTGCCTTGTGGCGTCGATGATCGTGTCGGCTGCCGCCGTGGCGCTGCGTCCGCTGCAAGAGGTCAACGCGCTGAAGGACAAGCAGATCAACATTCTGCAGGTCGCAGGCATCTATGACCCAAGCGAAAACGTGGTCGAGGCATTTGCCGCGTTTGAGCCGCAAGTGCTCGACCTGGCGACAGGCACCTTCTCGGATGAGTTTGACGCTGCCACATTCGATGACCGCGCCGCCGCGAGTGATCCAGAGCTGTCGGTTGCGCTGACCGAGGATCCGGCCGGTATTGCGCGTCAGGGTAAATACGCGACCGTTTATCTGCTGCGCGATGATGCGGGCGATATCGACAAGGTGATCCTGCCGATCCACGGCTATGGCCTGTGGTCGACGCTCTATGGCTTTATCGCACTGGAAGAGAACGGCAACGACATCTTTGGCCTGCAGTTCTATGAACACGGCGAAACGCCGGGTCTGGGCGCCGAGGTGGACAACCCACGCTGGAAAGCCCTGTGGAACGGCAAGAAGCTGGCCGATGACAACGGCGATCTGCAGATAAGCGTCACCAAGGCGGCCCCAGCCGCCGGTGCTGAATATCACATCGACGCTCTGTCGGGTGCGACGCTGACCACGGTGGGTGTCCACAATCTTGTGAACTTCTGGATGGGCGAAACCGGGTACAAACCGTTCCTGGACAACCTTAAAGCGGGGAATCTGTAA
- a CDS encoding CBS domain-containing protein gives MPTSYQAPMRKDQAKSRSHSQDQSTNLQPESATVGTVLGQKGGEVFTIAPGETLGHAVEILRDRRIGALMVADESGALCGILSERDIVRKLADTPGQTLPKLVSEVMTSTVETCAPGDALVSVLKRMTEGRFRHMPVVDSDKLAGMITIGDVVNFRLKELEYEALQMKQLIVG, from the coding sequence ATGCCAACATCGTACCAGGCCCCCATGCGCAAAGATCAGGCCAAATCCCGCTCTCACAGCCAGGATCAAAGCACCAACCTGCAGCCCGAATCGGCCACTGTCGGCACGGTTCTAGGCCAGAAAGGTGGCGAAGTGTTCACCATCGCGCCGGGGGAAACGCTGGGACATGCGGTGGAAATCCTGCGCGATCGGCGGATTGGCGCCTTGATGGTGGCCGACGAATCGGGTGCGTTGTGTGGCATCCTGTCCGAGCGCGACATCGTGCGAAAGCTGGCCGACACCCCGGGTCAGACCCTGCCAAAGCTGGTGTCCGAAGTAATGACCAGCACCGTCGAGACCTGCGCCCCGGGCGACGCGCTGGTTTCCGTCCTAAAGCGCATGACCGAAGGACGCTTTCGCCACATGCCGGTTGTTGATTCTGACAAGCTCGCAGGCATGATCACCATCGGCGACGTGGTGAACTTCCGCTTGAAAGAGCTGGAATATGAAGCGCTCCAGATGAAACAGCTGATTGTCGGCTGA
- a CDS encoding Na(+)-translocating NADH-quinone reductase subunit A: MQRFSLRKGLNIPITGAPSQNIEDGPQVRTVGVLGDDYIGWKPRIAVAEGDLVGPGTPVLISKDMPSVQVVSPVAGRVKAINRGARRKLVSIEIEVGDGADAVDFSNVGDLSTTEGLVERLSAAGLWTAFRTRPYSKVPAPETRPSAIYVTALDTEPLSADPAQIINAEAEAFATGLAAIAKLSEGKTYLCQSDGASLPGGEAQGVEAVAFAGPHPAGLAGTHMHFVEPPVGDKVVWTVGYQDVIVIGRLLMTGTYDASCVIALAGPVCSNPRLVRTVAGASMADVAQGDLPQDLPVRMISGSVLSGRAGEGADGYLGRYARQITLMEEDHKQIPMGWIRPMFAKYAIQPVLGSALSRAKFPLTTNLNGGRRAMVPLGTFEELMPQDYLPTQLLRALLVMDTDQAQLLGAMELDEEDLGLVGFACPAKYEYGMALRDCLTKIEKEG, encoded by the coding sequence GTGCAGCGCTTCTCGCTACGCAAGGGCTTAAACATCCCGATCACGGGTGCCCCAAGTCAAAACATCGAAGACGGACCCCAGGTTCGGACAGTCGGTGTTCTTGGCGACGACTACATTGGATGGAAACCTCGGATCGCAGTGGCAGAGGGTGACTTGGTAGGACCCGGCACTCCGGTTCTTATCAGCAAGGACATGCCGAGCGTTCAGGTGGTGTCTCCCGTGGCCGGTCGGGTCAAGGCGATCAACCGGGGTGCGCGGCGTAAGCTGGTCAGCATCGAAATCGAAGTGGGCGATGGGGCCGACGCGGTCGATTTCTCGAACGTGGGCGATCTGTCGACGACCGAGGGGTTGGTCGAGCGTCTGTCGGCTGCCGGTCTGTGGACCGCGTTCCGCACACGGCCCTATTCCAAGGTGCCCGCGCCCGAGACACGGCCCTCTGCGATCTATGTAACCGCGCTGGATACCGAGCCGCTTTCGGCCGACCCCGCGCAGATCATCAATGCCGAGGCGGAAGCCTTTGCAACCGGTCTGGCCGCGATTGCCAAACTGTCCGAGGGCAAGACGTACCTTTGCCAATCCGATGGCGCCTCTTTGCCGGGTGGTGAAGCACAAGGGGTCGAAGCGGTGGCCTTTGCAGGCCCGCACCCCGCTGGCCTGGCCGGAACGCACATGCATTTCGTTGAACCCCCGGTGGGTGACAAGGTTGTCTGGACCGTTGGCTATCAGGACGTGATTGTCATTGGTCGCCTGTTGATGACCGGCACGTATGATGCCTCTTGCGTCATCGCTCTGGCCGGACCGGTTTGTTCCAACCCGCGCCTGGTGCGAACGGTGGCTGGTGCCTCAATGGCGGATGTTGCTCAAGGCGATCTGCCGCAGGATCTGCCGGTGCGCATGATCTCGGGCTCGGTGCTCAGTGGTCGGGCAGGGGAGGGCGCAGACGGGTATCTGGGCCGTTACGCACGCCAGATCACCCTGATGGAAGAGGATCACAAGCAGATCCCCATGGGTTGGATCCGGCCGATGTTTGCCAAATATGCAATTCAGCCGGTTCTGGGTTCGGCCTTGTCGCGCGCCAAGTTCCCGCTGACCACCAACCTGAACGGCGGTCGCCGTGCGATGGTGCCACTGGGTACGTTCGAAGAACTGATGCCGCAGGATTACCTGCCGACGCAACTGCTGCGGGCCTTGCTGGTCATGGATACCGATCAGGCACAGCTGCTTGGCGCGATGGAACTGGACGAAGAAGATCTGGGTCTTGTGGGCTTTGCCTGCCCGGCCAAATACGAATACGGCATGGCGCTGCGCGACTGCCTGACGAAGATCGAGAAAGAGGGGTGA